CGCGGTGACGGCGTGGCGGGAGAGCCTGGAGCACCGCCCGAGCCCGTGGGTCTGGCGCAACCTCGCGGTGGCCGCGGGCCGTTCCGGCGACCCGGCCGGCCTGGTCGAGGGGTACCAGCAGGCGCTCACCCTCGCCCCGGGTCTGCGGCCCCTGGCCGTGGAGGCGCTGACCGAGCTGCTGGAGACCGGTCGGGCCGGGGTCGCCCGCGAGCTGCTGGAGCAGCTACCTGCCGAGCTCCGCCGGGACGACCGGGTGCTGCTGGTCGAGGTGCGGCTCCGGCTGGCCACCGGTGAGGCGTCGACCGCCGAACGGCTGCTGGACGCCGGGATCGCCCCGGTGGACCTGCGCGAGGGCTCGGTCCGGCTGGCCGACCTGTGGCAGGCGGTGCAGCAGGCACTCGGTCAGGACCGTCCCGTCCCCGCCCGCTACGACTTCTCGATGACCGGGGGCTGAGCCCCGGGCCTCAGTCGGGCCACGACACAGTGCGACCCCGGTGTCAACGACTCCCGCCGCCGCCCTTCCTGTTTGAGATGGCTCGCGTGGGTAAACGAAGGGCCAGGGGGCGCGCACGGTGCTCCCGGAACAGCAGGAGGTTCAATGAGCCAGGTCCAGGAAACGGTCGACGTCGACGTCCCGGTGACTACTGCCTACAACCAGTGGACGCAGTTCGAGAGCTTCCCGGAGTTCATGGGTGGCGTCGAGTCCGTCACCCAGACCAGCGACACCATGACCCACTGGGTCACCAAGATCGGCGGGGTCGAGCGCGAGTTCGACGCCGAGATCACCGAGCAGCACCCCGACGAGCGCGTCGCCTGGCGCAGCATCGGCGGGGAGGTGGAGCACGCGGGCGTGGTGACCTTCCACCGCCTCAGCGACACCACCACCCGCGTCGCGGTGCAGATCGACTGGGAGCCCAAGGGCGCGGTCGAGAAGATCGGTGCCGCCGTGGGCGTGGACGACGCCCGGGTGAAGGCCGACACCAAGAAGTTCAAGGCCTTCATCGAGTCCCGTGGGACCGAGTCCGGTCAGTGGCGCGGCGACGTCGCCCCCGGTCCGGGCGCCAACCCGAACCCCGGCGTCTGAGCGTTCCCACCCGCCGCGGACGCCGTCAGGGCGTCTGAGGTACGACGATCGCACCCGGTGCCCGGCCTCGGCCGGGGCCGGGTGTTGTCATCTCTCCCCACCGGGACCGGCACACGCCGGGACCGGCAGCTGACCGCGATCATGCCGGCCCACGCCGAGGGCTGGGAGCTCCTGGCCGCGTCGGGTGAGGTCACCGACGTCCCGGCGGTCGTCGAGTCCCGGCGCGAGGGCACGGTGGTCCGCTCCTGGTTGCTCGACCTGGCTTGCTGCGGACCGGCTCTGCCGGC
The sequence above is a segment of the Auraticoccus monumenti genome. Coding sequences within it:
- a CDS encoding SRPBCC family protein, whose product is MSQVQETVDVDVPVTTAYNQWTQFESFPEFMGGVESVTQTSDTMTHWVTKIGGVEREFDAEITEQHPDERVAWRSIGGEVEHAGVVTFHRLSDTTTRVAVQIDWEPKGAVEKIGAAVGVDDARVKADTKKFKAFIESRGTESGQWRGDVAPGPGANPNPGV